Proteins encoded by one window of Anopheles maculipalpis chromosome 2RL, idAnoMacuDA_375_x, whole genome shotgun sequence:
- the LOC126558951 gene encoding uncharacterized protein LOC126558951 produces the protein MLLQLNDAVEVSSSIERSQRSSKPSQQTKDSIRADIRNEDINGTVLNRTVPNATTPTGIRSYAHVTVAMAHGNTNSTMSVSAHVPKATTSPTLRASTPTEQPARKVDILIYPTVSPETIVVPILSCIVGFPIFALLVICCLRRRAKIARERDRRRNFDLKANTITLVRFNSHHLSNQRSILLQSGDSLSRGYPSLDLDTVYEEKSDTHCSSQFDSPAAHILLTDSPPDTDNEQC, from the exons ATGTTATTACAATTAAACGATGCCGTTGAAGTGTCCTCTTCCATCGAACGGTCCCAGCGTAGCAGCAAACCTAGCCAACAGACAAAGGACTCCATTCGAGCCGATATACGCAATGAAGACATCAACGGTACCGTTCTTAACAGAACAGTTCCGAACGCCACTACGCCTACCGGCATTCGATCGTACGCGCACGTAACTGTTGCAATGGCACACGGTAATACCAACAGTACCATGTCGGTATCGGCCCACGTACCCAAGGCAACAACATCACCAACACTGAGGGCGTCCACACCCACCGAACAACCTGCCCGCAAGGTAGACATATTAATCTACCCAACAG TGTCACCGGAAACGATCGTCGTACCGATCCTGTCCTGCATCGTGGGTTTTCCCATCTTTGCCCTGCTAGTCATCTGCTGCCTGCGTCGCCGGGCAAAGATTGCACGAGAACGTGACCGGCGGCGAAATTTCGATCTAAAGGCCAACACCATTACGCTGGTACGCTTCAATTCACACCACC TCAGCAATCAACGCTCTATCCTGCTCCAGTCTGGTGACAGTTTGAGCCGTGGATATCCGTCTCTCGATCTGGACACCGTGTACGAGGAAAAGAGCGACACACACTGTAGCAGTCAG TTTGACTCTCCAGCTGCCCATATACTGCTGACGGACTCACCACCCGACACGGACAACGAACAGTGCTAG
- the LOC126558698 gene encoding surfeit locus protein 6 homolog, with protein sequence MAKKASVEMLTRLQAINDEMEFYMELFSIPESKEEDDESEYLLDSEEKPKKKKLEKTADTEEDKTHRVEVKKNKITAKYMGRKSKASTDPHKVERKKLKKEKQLKKKLKTSTAMAIKQEQQRSKLIEHKPLEVKKEKKPAPMFNAEGKIVFSKVQIDESDVQKKGIETDTKKLLKKVIDNKKQLAELKESGDMEKYAEIKKKQAWEKALAKTAGQKVRDDPELLSKKLIQRKKQIKKSKENWKERQQKLEHQQSQRQKERTANLKERAQKKKNTKLKRMAKKGRVIPGF encoded by the exons atggCTAAAAAGGCTTCTGTTGAAATGCTCACTCGTTTGCAAGCGATAAACGATGAGATGGAATTCTATATGGAATTGTTTAGCATCCCGGAATCAAAAG AGGAAGATGATGAGTCTGAATATTTGTTGGACTCTGAAGAGAaacccaagaaaaaaaagttggaaaagACAGCTGATACCGAAGAGGACAAGACACACCGGGTAGAGGTTAAGAAGAACAAAATCACTGCCAAGTACATGGGACGCAAAAGTAAGGCGAGCACTGATCCCCACAAAGTGGAAcgcaagaaattgaaaaaagagaaacagttgaagaaaaagctaaaaaccAGCACCGCGATGGCCATCAAACAGGAACAGCAGCGCAGTAAACTAATCGAACACAAGCCACTGgaagtaaagaaagaaaagaaaccggCACCGATGTTCAATGCGGAAGGGAAAATTGTATTCTCCAAGGTTCAGATTGATGAAAGTGATGTGCAAAAGAAGG gcATTGAAACCGACACGAAGAAACTGCTGAAGAAGGTTATCGACAACAAAAAGCAGCTAGCAGAGTTGAAGGAATCGGGCGATATGGAAAAGTATGcagaaataaagaagaaacagGCCTGGGAGAAAGCGTTGGCCAAAACCGCTGGTCAAAAG GTGCGCGATGATCCGGAGCTGCTTTCAAAGAAGCTGATCCAACGTAAGAAGCAGATTAAAAAATCGAAGGAAAATTGGAAGGAACGACAGCAGAAGCTTGAACATCAGCAGAGCCAGCGACAGAAGGAACGAACGGCTAACCTTAAGGAACGTgctcaaaagaaaaagaacaccaAGCTGAAGCGTATGGCCAAGAAGGGACGAGTCATACCTGGATTCTAG
- the LOC126558167 gene encoding 26S proteasome regulatory subunit 6B yields MIDAEMVIPDKDESDTRTMKDVVNPLEEPLEEDLYIKYKKLLKMLEFLEVQEEYIKDEQRNLKKEYLHAQEEVKRIQSVPLVIGQFLEAVDQNTGIVGSTTGSNYYVRILSTIDRELLKPSASVALHKHSNALVDVLPPEADSSISMLHADEKPDVQYSDIGGMDMQKQEIREAVELPLTHFELYKQIGIDPPRGVLMYGPPGCGKTMLAKAVAHHTTAAFIRVVGSEFVQKYLGEGPRMVRDVFRLAKENSPAIIFIDEIDAIATKRFDAQTGADREVQRILLELLNQMDGFDQTTNVKVIMATNRADTLDPALLRPGRLDRKIEFPLPDRRQKRLIFSTITAKMNLSEDVDLEDFVARPDKISGADINAICQEAGMHAVRENRYIVLAKDFEKGYKNNIKKDETEHEFYK; encoded by the exons atgattGACGCTGAGATGGTTATTCCTGATAAG GACGAGTCCGACACGCGAACAATGAAGGACGTAGTGAACCCTTTGGAAGAGCCTCTGGAGGAGGATCTGTACATAAAGTATAAG AAACTGCTAAAGATGCTCGAGTTTTTGGAGGTACAGGAAGAGTACATCAAGGATGAGCAGCGCAATCTGAAAAAGGAATACCTGCACGCGCAGGAGGAAGTCAAACGCATCCAGTCGGTACCGCTCGTCATTGGCCAATTCCTGGAAGCGGTTGATCAAAACACTGGCATCGTTGGATCAACTACCGGCTCTAACTATTACGTACGCATTCTGTCCACCATCGATCGGGAGCTACTGAAACCATCGGCCAGTGTCGCGCTGCATAAACACAGTAATGCGCTGGTGGATGTGTTACCACCGGAAGCAGACAGCTCCATCTCTATGCTGCATGCGGACGAGAAACCAGACGTGCAGTACTCCGATATCGGTGGTATGGACATGCAGAAGCAAGAAATTCGCGAAGCGGTCGAACTGCCGCTAACACACTTCGAACTGTACAAGCAAATCGGTATTGATCCTCCACGCGGTGTACTTATGTACGGTCCGCCCGGCTGTGGCAAGACAATGTTGGCGAAGGCTGTCGCGCATCACACGACGGCTGCTTTCATTCG TGTGGTTGGTTCCGAATTCGTGCAAAAATATCTCGGCGAAGGTCCCCGTATGGTGCGAGACGTGTTCCGTCTAGCGAAGGAAAATTCACCCGCCATCATTTTCATTGACGAAATTGATGCGATCGCCACGAAACGATTCGACGCACAGACGGGCGCTGATCGTGAGGTACAGCGTATCCTGTTGGAGCTGCTCAATCAGATGGACGGTTTTGATCAAACCACCAACGTAAAGGTCATCATGGCGACCAACCGTGCCGATACGCTCGATCCTGCCCTGCTGCGTCCGGGACGTCTCGATCGAAAGATCGAATTCCCCCTGCCAGATCGACGACAGAAGCGACTGATTTTCTCCACCATCACCGCCAAGATGAATCTTTCCGAGGATGTCGATCTGGAAGACTTTGTCGCCCGGCCGGACAAAATTTCCGGTGCCGATATTAACGCAATCTGCCAGGAGGCGGGTATGCACGCGGTGCGCGAAAATCGATACATTGTGTTGGCCAAGGACTTTGAGAAGGGttacaaaaacaacatcaagAAGGATGAAACGGAACACGAATTCTATAAGTAA